Within Sesamum indicum cultivar Zhongzhi No. 13 unplaced genomic scaffold, S_indicum_v1.0 scaffold00308, whole genome shotgun sequence, the genomic segment AAACTTGAGGGTTCATAGAGTaatgtttatttgtttggtACCTTTTGTTGAGTCAATTTGCTTGCGAAGAGAGTcgaacttttattttaaaattgaacaaaatcttGGAACTATTGTGTTGAAGGTACTTTATGGTGACTATTCtttgaaagacaaaatttctttattctaCGGCNNNNNNNNNNNNNNNNNNNNNNNNNNNNNNNNNNNNNNNNNNNNNNNNNNNNNNNNNNNNNNNNNNNNNNNNNNNNNNNNNNNNNNNNNNNNNNNNNNNNNNNNNNNNNNNNNNNNNNNNNNNNNNNNNNNNNNNNNNNNNNNNNNNNNNNNNNNNNNNNNNNNNNNNNNNNNNNNNNNNNNNNNNNNNNNNNNNNNNNNNNNNNNNNNNNNNNNNNNNNNNNNNNNNNNNNNNNNNNNNNNNNNNNNNNNNNNNNNNNNNNNNNNNNNNNNNNNNNNNNNNNNNNNNNNNNNNNNNNNNNNNNNNNNNNNNNNNNNNNNNNNNNNNNNNNNNNNNNNNNNNNNNNNNNNNNNNNNNNNNNNNNNNNNNNNNNNNNNNNNNNNNNNNNNNNNNNNNNNNNNNNNNNNNNNNNNNNNNNNNNNNNNNNNNNNNNNNNNNNNNNNNNNNNNNNNNNNNNNNNNNNNNNNNNNNNNNNNNNNNNNNNNNNNNNNNNNNNNNNNNNNNNNNNNNNNNNNNNNNNNNNNNNNNNNNNNNNNNNNNNNNNNNNNNNNNNNNNNNNNNNNNNNNNNNNNNNNNNNNNNNNNNNNNNNNNNNNNNNNNNNNNNNNNNNNNNNNNNNNNNNNNNNNNNNNNNNNNNNNNNNNNNNNNNNNNNNNNNNNNNNNNNNNNNNNNNNNNNNNNNNNNNNNNNNNNNNNNNNNNNNNNNNNNNNNNNNNNNNNNNNNNNNNNNNNNNNNNNNNNNNNNNNNNNNNNNNNNNNNNNNNNNNNNNNNNNNNNNNNNNNNNNNNNNNNNNNNNNNNNNNNNNNNNNNNNNNNNNNNNNNNNNNNNNNNNNNNNNNNNNNNNNNNNNNNNNNNNNNNNNNNNNNNNNNNNNNNNNNNNNNNNNNNNNNNNNNNTGATCAAAGAAATTTGGTGTTGGGCCTTAAAATCTATGCCCTTCCTATCTATGACTAGTTGTGAAGTTTCCATACATTTCTTATGTTTGATATGCAAACCTATTTGCACATTTTCCTCTTCCCCaccccataaaaaaaaaaacaaaaacacaaaaaaagaagctTTAGCACCAGAAGTTCTTTTCACGAGCCTgaaggttttattttttgcataatgaTTAAGAAAAGGGTATCTGTTATGTGCAAGCTATAATTCTAATCTATATATAGGTTGTCTTTCTGTGGGGTGTGGGTGTTACTTTCCATAACTATCTAGATTGAAAATGTTTTAAACACATATACTGTAGTTCCAAGTGATGGCCATTTGTAGTGCTCTATGCCATAGTTGATGACCTTGTGGGACTATCAGATATCATGACATAGTTTCACTTGATCTTTCATTTACAGATAATCTGGAATTCCTCCACTCGAGTagaacttttgaaatttgtggaAGAGCAGCGTGCAAGCCTTAGTCATCATGGTTCATATGACCTTAAAGATTCGCATTCCTTTGTTTATGAAGCATTATCTAAGGAGCTCTATATTGGCAACGTATACTTGAGAGTCTATAATGATCAACCagattttgaaattactaaGCCTGAGGACTTCTGTCTTGCCCTTGTTGATTTTATATCACATCTAGTCCATAATGCACCCGCTGCAAGCATGGATACTCATGTTAATAGTGATGTAACCACTGATGGATCTGCCGAGCAGCATTCTTCTGATGATTCTTCAGCATCACTTGATGGGAAAAGCCTGGAGAGGGAGGATTTGGAACTAGTTAAAAATCTTCAATACGGTCTGCTATCCCTTCAGGTAGAGTCTGGTTTTTCGTCTGACACTTTTTTTGTCACCCTTGACACCTTcttttctgtaatttctgtaatttcagCTCTTGTTGACAAAGAATCTGAATTTAGCTTCAGTGCTCTCCACAAAGGAGAAGCTATTTCCCCTCTTTGAATGCTTTTCTCTTCCTGTTTCTTCATCAAGCAACATTCCTCAGCTATTTCTACTTGTTTTGTCACGGTTGACAACATATGCACCTTGTGTGGAAGCAATAGTCGCAGATAGCTCTGGTCTGCTTATTTTATTACAGTTGCTTCACTCATCTCCCAGCTGCCGTGAAGGAGCTTTGCATGTTCTCTATGCCTTGGCAAGCACGCCGGAGCTAGCTTGTGCAGCTGCAAAGCATGGAGGGGTGGTTTTCATTCTTGAAGTTCTCTTGCCAATACAAGGTTTTTCATTCATAGATAGCGGTTTCTTAAGAATTCTATCTTGCGCTCTAAAATGGAAATTTTGTGTAGAAGAAATTCCGTTGCAGCAAAGAGCCGCAGCAGCTTCGCTATTAGGGAAGCTTGTTGGCCAGACTATGCATGGGCCTAGAGTGGCGATAACTCTGGCAAGATTTCTGCCTGATGGCCTTGTCTTGGTAATCAGGGATGGTCCTGGTGAAGTAGTTGTGACTGCTCTTGAACAAACAACAGAAACTCCTGAACTTGTCTGGACTCCAGCAATGGCTGCATCGTTGTCTGCACAAATAGCAACTATGGCTTCGGATCTGTACCGTGAACAGGTGAAAGGACGTGTTGTTGATTGGGATGTACCTGAGCAGGCCTCTGGCCAACAGGAGATGAGAAATGAACCTCAGGTATAACTGCTGTGTGCTGCAGATGTACTCTTTTGTTTCTGATTGATTACATGGATGTTCTAAAGAACGCTAATTCTGTTTGATGACTTACATCATGTATTGCTGTCTAGGTTGGAGGGATCTATGTTAGGTTATTCCTGAAATATACCAAATTTCCAGAGATTTCTTG encodes:
- the LOC105180070 gene encoding dnaJ homolog subfamily C GRV2-like, which codes for MDTHVNSDVTTDGSAEQHSSDDSSASLDGKSLEREDLELVKNLQYGLLSLQLLLTKNLNLASVLSTKEKLFPLFECFSLPVSSSSNIPQLFLLVLSRLTTYAPCVEAIVADSSGLLILLQLLHSSPSCREGALHVLYALASTPELACAAAKHGGVVFILEVLLPIQEEIPLQQRAAAASLLGKLVGQTMHGPRVAITLARFLPDGLVLVIRDGPGEVVVTALEQTTETPELVWTPAMAASLSAQIATMASDLYREQVKGRVVDWDVPEQASGQQEMRNEPQVGGIYVRLFLKYTKFPEIS